In Plasmodium relictum strain SGS1 genome assembly, chromosome: 4, a single window of DNA contains:
- a CDS encoding MtN3-like protein, putative gives MGIIKRFLLQSALLFFLWNCVQIKCEGNKEIISAFKIDQNKKKIVDPTIKVENIKHEGTIISENVRIENLKKEETKTAKNVEEGKSTNNKKLEKAIEDIQGSGIKEINKPKVEKKNSNSIEKLGDNKNNLKAAFLQNNDSNSNAQNTKEDIKETEVSKENIKAEENSKEVEHSVVKEITPKKEEIKIENKEVNAPDQKNENIPQNSKMNGSKNKNLENEYIDLTSKKIYEEINKNNHPKGSNLYFLKILSISSSIFMQLILFPTIFKILKRKSAGELDGLPYVILFFSSFLWLIYGILINNSAVVFPNLVGLLLGILYSVVYHKNCKSMWLKQKLYSYYKICGIISFLLYALLYILTYEQYQAFVGFIASVSSIINFGAPLSYIQVVIKKRNSSLIPLEMTIGSLICSFLWLTYGFTLKDAFLIIPNSCGFLLSLIQVILIVLYSNKEPLNYIDNNFNYNEGSNKFVPDNAFFNEYNLEDEHKINEISTNNRESFFDFSYDETSPLTGNYNVNYNEKDIKTENYLNHSETGELSTALNF, from the coding sequence atgggtattataaaaaggtttttattacaaagtgctcttctattttttctgtGGAATTGTGTACAAATAAAATGTGAGGGTAACAAAGAGATAATAAGCGCATTTAAAATtgatcaaaataaaaaaaaaatagtggACCCAACAATAAAAGTGGAAAATATAAAGCACGAAGGAACAATAATTTCTGAAAATGTAAgaatagaaaatttaaaaaaagaagaaacaaAAACTGCAAAAAATGTGGAAGAAGGAAAATctactaataataaaaaattggaaAAAGCTATAGAAGATATACAAGGAAGTggaataaaagaaataaataaaccaAAAgttgagaaaaaaaattcaaattcaattgaaaaattaggagataataaaaataatctcAAAGCAGcatttttacaaaataatgATTCAAATTCAAATGCACAAAATACAAAAGAGGATATTAAAGAAACAGAAGTttctaaagaaaatataaaagcaGAAGAAAATTCCAAGGAAGTGGAACATTCTGTAGTCAAAGAAATAACAccaaaaaaagaagaaattaaaattgaaaataaagaagtaAATGCGCCTGatcaaaaaaatgaaaacatcCCTCAAAATAGTAAGATGAATGgcagtaaaaataaaaatttagaaaatgaatatattgaTTTAacaagtaaaaaaatatatgaagaaataaataaaaataatcatcCAAAAGGTTcgaatttatattttttgaaaatattatcAATTTCATCATCTATATTTATGCAACTTATATTATTTCCTACAATATTTaagatattaaaaagaaaatcagCTGGAGAATTAGATGGTTTACCTTACgtaatcttatttttttcctcttttttATGGTTAATTTATGGGATactaataaataattcaGCAGTTGTTTTCCCAAACTTAGTAGGATTGTTGTTAGGGATATTATATTCTGTAGTGTATcataaaaattgtaaaagCATGTGGTTAAAGCAAAAACTGTATTCCTACTATAAAATATGTGGTATTATATCTTTTCTGTTATATgctcttttatatattttgacATATGAACAATATCAAGCATTTGTTGGTTTTATAGCATCTGTGTCAagtataattaattttggtGCACCATTATCATATATACAagtagttataaaaaaaagaaactcCTCATTAATTCCTTTAGAAATGACTATAGGTAGTCTTATATGCTCCTTTTTATGGTTGACCTATGGTTTTACATTAAAAGATGCCTTTTTAATTATACCTAATTCGTGTGGTTTTTTATTAAGCTTAATACAAGTAATTTTAATTGTATTATATTCTAACAAGGAGCcattaaattatatagataacaattttaattataatgaagGAAGCAATAAATTTGTTCCTGATAATgcattttttaatgaatacaATTTAGAAGATGAACacaaaataaatgaaatttcaACAAATAATCGTGAAtcattttttgatttttcttatgatgaAACTTCTCCACTGACTGGAAATTATAATGTAAATTATAACgaaaaagatattaaaaCAGAAAATTATCTTAATCATTCAGAAACTGGGGAACTAAGTACagcattaaatttttaa
- the ATG11 gene encoding autophagy-related protein 11, putative has translation MIKLAKEERNPNSNDKDENSDILISKKKIEDLKKSIENLLYDESSQSDLNNIKNSLKELELYSKNNNDLNSVYKKNGMINNTYNNKTFEQLKDELIKQKNLNACLSVKLKSIHIKLNNLYLKKSELEKNINNRIKEIEEQFQIFNKVNNKLPDQEILKNQTKDENANLENNGEILSLDRACDVLNPNSVDSKNGINKIINLKNEEIENFKILLNEYEKNLEMYKERKMKIDFELKSCKQKLNEEIEKNNDYMNKIKSYEMHINIFKSENIKIVEELNYLKTDLEKSKSEYDKIQLKNKLLNDEKNSLTEINDDLKKEIKNMKSFLNDSKNKENIFSSFIEKISNIILYLKNNDEYNFLNDNFSNLDFDSEQIYMQTELYIDIISSSIKRLINIKKGFQEKNDELETLKNELSLLQNEFSKKSKNYEEMKLKMDHLKFLQQNNLKINNEKENYEKIINELKEKLDREEKEKLELKEKGNYNLYKIKDFQKKEINLLSEINKLKNFLDKKKMDFEKTNQINSIKFEDMKNKNDELIKKLSEINNEKENCEKIISKLREQLDREEKEKLELKEKDNYNLYKIKDFQKKEINLLSEINKLKGFLEENKKIKEKENEISNKKLEGMKNKNKELIKSLSEISNELKKCVNQVNILSENMRIVENEKEKVKNELNTLKSKNDMLKNELEKIEKKNKLFKLKAHTSNSNISNLNNKLNNVNSKYGKIVEHFSNSKKQYKEELKKKDDEIVLLKKNLNYLKKELQSKNEEIQKNLEKIKDIELKLTLYTEKNEKLNEEIKRRNSFIKNKDKKIHFLTNVENDLLKKDEINNRILLEKKNTIKNNVLELQFLKEENIKLNDLIKKLKSQLIKGELDSRTVNKEIEIYKNEKNQILLNLEKKLSEKEEYIKSMKDELINIQNKLDEKLDTKYELKVLNDKVGELTKIKSNYEMKISDLNNELDKISKRLKDEEFLKEEEKRKYIDITYALKECELKIKEKENIIESLKRNERNLEESKLGEKFENEKRLRNKFEDEKKIIIEEFNKKIELEKEKYEEKINLTNEKYRNMIEEIQEENKKEIKKMQNICDINMQSQLLIKENEKHLQNKIDEYSRLLKEKDEEIKTIIQEFDEKMQNQNKEMENLINECEDKLKKAKINKRLNSNNSNIFINEDIKEKEKKIENLLNELSLSKQDIDKSTEKNHLLEETNLKLSNDINNLIEENKKLKKQLEDATSSIQKIELNEDLPNENSQKKELYILKRENEEKKTDNEMTINAEGNNKIKGNKEKKKKKKKHQNNGNDEDNETLKLSLDILKEEYNLQIEVLNNTKKNHLEYLISLKNKLDEIINRLKAKDDTLLNDTFSKINLAFTSWNIFNEENQTIEKEESCNNQEYETLKNEITEKIELIQKLIG, from the exons ATGATTAAATTAGCAAAAGAAGAACGGAATCCTAATTCG AATgataaagatgaaaatagtgatattttaattagcaaaa aaaaaattgaagacttaaaaaaaagtatagaaaatttattatatgatGAAAGTTCACAATCTGACTtgaataacataaaaaattcattgaAGGAATTAGAATtgtattcaaaaaataataat gaTTTAAATAGtgtatataagaaaaatggaatgataaataatacatataataataagaca TTTGAGCAATTAAAAGATGAGTTAATAAAgcaaaaaaatttgaatgcTTGCTTATCAGTAAAACTTAAAAGTATTCACATTAAATTGAATAATctttatctaaaaaaaagtgaacttgaaaaaaatattaataatagaataaaagaaatagaagaaCAATTTCAGATTTTCAACAAAGTAAATAATAAACTACCAGATCAA gaaatattaaaaaaccAAACAAAAGATGAGAATgcaaatttagaaaataatggAGAAATATTATCATTAGATAGGGCTTGTGATGTTCTAAACCCTAATAGTGTAGATAGTAAAAATGGTattaacaaaattataaatttgaaaaatgaagaaattgaaaacttcaaaattttgttaaatgaatatgaaaaaaatttagaaatgtATAAAGAGAGAAAGATGAAAATTGATTTTGAATTAAAATCTTgcaaacaaaaattaaatgaagaaatagaaaaaaataatgattatatgaataaaataaaatcttATGAAatgcatataaatatttttaaaagtgagaatattaaaattgtagaagaattaaattatttaaaaacagATTTAGAAAAATCTAAAAGTGAATATGATAAAATTcagttaaaaaataaattattgaatgatgaaaaaaatagtttaacTGAAATAAAcgatgatttaaaaaaagaaataaaaaatatgaaatcatttttaaatgattcaaaaaataaagaaaatatttttagtagttttatagaaaaaattagtaatattatattgtatttaaaaaataatgatgaatATAATTTCCTTAATGATAATTTTAGCAATTTAGATTTTGATAGTGAACAAATCTATATGCAAACAGAATTATACATAGATATCATTTCTTCTTCAATAAAACGATTaatcaatataaaaaaaggattTCAA gaAAAAAATGACGAATTAGAAACACTTAAAAATGAATTGAGTTTATTACAAAAtgaattttcaaaaaaaagcaaaaattaTGAGGAAATGAAATTGAAAATGgatcatttaaaatttcttcagcaaaataatttaaagataaataatgaaaaagaaaattatgagaaaattataaatgaacTGAAGGAAAAATTAGATAGAGAGgagaaagaaaaattagaattaaaagaaaaaggcaattacaatttatataaaattaaagattttcaaaaaaaggaaataaatcTACTCagtgaaattaataaattaaaaaattttttagataaaaaaaagatggaTTTTGAAAAAACTAACCAAATAAATTCTATAAAATTTGAAGacatgaaaaataaaaatgatgagttaataaaaaaattaagcgaaataaataatgaaaaagaaaattgtgAGAAGATTATAAGTAAATTAAGAGAACAATTAGATAGAGAagagaaagaaaaattagaattaaaagaaaaagacaattacaatttatataaaattaaagattttcaaaaaaaggaaataaatcTACTTagtgaaattaataaattgaaAGGTTttttagaagaaaataaaaaaattaaggaaaaagaaaatgagaTAAGTAATAAGAAACTAGAAGGTATGAAGAATAagaataaagaattaataaaaagtttaagTGAAATAagtaatgaattaaaaaagtgTGTTAACCAAGTTAATATATTAAGTGAAAATATGAGAATAGTAGAAAacgaaaaagaaaaagttaaaaatgaattaaacactttaaaatcaaaaaatgatatgttaaaaaatgaattagaaaaaatagaaaagaaaaataaattatttaaactaAAAGCTCATACATCAAATAGCAACATTTCCAatctaaataataaattaaataatgtaaatagTAAATATGGTAAAATTGTAGAGCATTTTAGTAATTCGAAAAAACAATATAaggaagaattaaaaaaaaaagatgatgaAATAGtcttactaaaaaaaaatttgaattatttaaaaaaggaattacaatcaaaaaatgaagaaatacaaaaaaatttagaaaaaataaaagatattgaATTAAAACTAACTTTATatacagaaaaaaatgaaaaactaaatgaagaaattaaaaGGCGTAactcttttataaaaaataaagataaaaaaatacactTTTTAACTAATGTAGAAAATGatttgttaaaaaaagatgaaattaataatagGATATtgttagaaaaaaaaaatactataaaaaataatgtattagaattacaatttttaaaagaagaaaatatcaaattaaatgatctaattaaaaaattaaaaagtcaATTAATAAAAGGGGAGCTAGATAGTAGAACAGTTAACaaagaaatagaaatttacaaaaatgaaaaaaatcaGATATTGCTAAATTTAGAAAAGAAATTATCAGAAAAAGAAGAGTACATTAAAAGTATGAAGgatgaattaataaatatacaaaacAAATTGGATGAAAAATTAGATACTAAATATGAACTAAAAGTATTAAATGATAAAGTAGGagaattaacaaaaattaaaagtaattatgaaatgaaaatttctgatttaaataatgaattagataaaattagtaaaagattaaaagatgaagaatttttaaaggaagaagaaaaaagaaaatatatagatataaCATATGCCTTAAAGGAATGTGAACTGAAAATTaaggaaaaggaaaatataatagaatCATTAAAGAGAAATGAAAGAAATTTAGAAGAATCAAAATTAGGAGAAAAgtttgaaaatgaaaaaagattAAGAAATAAGTttgaagatgaaaaaaaaatcataatagaagaatttaataaaaaaattgaactagaaaaagaaaaatacgaagaaaaaataaacttgacaaatgaaaaatatagaaatatgaTTGAAGAAATacaagaagaaaataaaaaagaaataaaaaaaatgcaaaatATTTGTGATATTAATATGCAATCtcaattattaataaaagaaaatgaaaaacatttgcaaaataaaattgatgaATATAGTagattattaaaagaaaaggatGAAGAAATTAAAACTATTATTCAGGAATTTGACGAAAAGATGCAGAatcaaaataaagaaatggaaaacttaataaatgaatgtgaagataaattaaaaaaagccaaaataaataaaagattaaatagtaataacagtaacatatttattaatgaagacataaaagaaaaagaaaaaaaaatagagaatttattaaatgaactGTCATTAAGTAAACAGGATATAGATAAATCAACAGAAAAAAATCATCTCTTAGAAGAGACCAACTTAAAATTATcaaatgatattaataacttaatagaagaaaataaaaaattaaaaaaacaattagAAGATGCTACTTCAAGTATCCAGAAAATTGAGTTAAATGAGGATTTACCAAATGAAAAttctcaaaaaaaagaactgTACATACTAAAAAGAGAAAACgaggaaaaaaaaacagataATGAAATGACTATAAACGCTGaaggaaataataaaataaaaggaaataaagaaaagaagaaaaaaaagaagaaacatCAGAATAATGGTAATGATGAAGATAATGAAACACTAAAATTGTCAttagatatattaaaagaagaatataATTTACAAATCGAAGtattaaataatacaaaaaagaaTCATTTGGAATATTTAATAtccttaaaaaataaattagatgaaattataaatagATTAAAAGCAAAGGATGATACATTACTAAATGACACTTTtagtaaaattaatttagCTTTCACTTCATggaatatatttaatgaagaaaatcaAACTATAGAAAAGGAAGAATCTTGTAATAATCAAGAATAtgaaacattaaaaaatgaaattacagaaaaaattgaattaatTCAAAAATTAATTGGATAG
- the VPS45 gene encoding vacuolar protein sorting-associated protein 45, putative: METNPYFFKSLINIYEEYLNLIVHRVKGYKVLILDDETKSIISLIFSHSYILEKEIFLTLNFNDNNIFEDINNKNEKFDFKNHKIKNLKHLKAIFLLRPTHTNILKLIKELKKPIFLEYYIFFTNILDEKYIEKLAKADEFEVIKNIIEYYIDTYVLHDYLFTLNIDYTSLLYKNNRFVLNDKKKKKFHFKQYKAFQKYEKLTIDEFNEIKDDNFIFDDNGYKNDSNTVDDDINYSNFILFENQIINRIVDGIFSLLCCIKQLPDVIYNKHSNICKYIIDLLKNKILKHKSIFSGVLESYEKYNEELEKYKRLNYANESNYQFNNLINQNIHTERNCCSLIIIDRREDPITPLLTQWTYQAMLHELIGIENNKINLENNNEDAKIVMSCNYDDFYNEHLFDNFGDLGKAVKNYVDIYQEETSKKSNLESIDDIQKFIEIYPNYKKLSGNVTKHVNILHKFSEIVDKRQLFYISELEQSIAIYNKKTEHFKQVLDTIKNYAYTNYDILRLSLLYSLKYEDEENIKILKNELTKRNIDKDQILLIDALLLYSNEETRNNQLFKEQTFLNFAKTTITRTIKGTSNVFTLHKSYIYYLIDDLIKLKLNNQIYTSTNFLNIEQNQNKKPNSIIVFFIGGATYEEYKDIQYLSKKYNITILLGSTQIHNSQSFLADVLQLIKN, from the coding sequence atggaaACTAACCCCTATTTTTTTAAGAgcttaataaatatttatgaagAATATTTGAATTTGATTGTTCATCGTGTAAAAGGATATAAAGTTTTAATCTTAGACGACGAAACAAAAAGcattatttctttaattttttcccATTCATATATATTGGAAAAAGAGATATTTTTaactttaaattttaatgataacAATATATTCgaagatataaataataaaaatgaaaaatttgaTTTCAAGAATCAcaagataaaaaatttaaaacatttaaaggctatatttttgttaaggCCTACCCACactaatatattaaaattgattaaagaattaaaaaaaccaatttttttagaatattatatattttttacaaatatattagatgaaaaatatatagaaaagtTAGCAAAAGCGGATGAATTTGaagtaattaaaaatatcataGAGTATTATATAGATACTTATGTATTACACGATTATTTATTTACTCTAAATATTGATTATACATcccttttatataaaaataatagattTGTTTTGAAtgacaaaaagaaaaaaaaatttcattttaagCAATATAAAGCTTTTCAGAAATATGAAAAACTGACAATAGAtgaatttaatgaaataaaagatgataatttcatttttgaTGATAATggttataaaaatgatagtAATACTGTTGATGATGATATAAATtattctaattttattttatttgaaaatcaAATTATAAATAGAATTGTAGATggaatattttctttattatgtTGTATTAAACAGTTGCCAGAcgttatatataataaacatTCGAATATTTGCAAATAtataattgatttattaaagaataagatattaaaacataaatCTATTTTTTCAGGAGTTTTAGAATcctatgaaaaatataatgaagaaTTAGAGAAGTATAAAAGATTAAATTATGCTAATGAAAGTAATTAtcaatttaataatttaattaatcaaaatatacatacaGAAAGAAATTGTTGTTCTCTCATAATAATTGATAGAAGAGAAGATCCTATTACTCCTTTACTAACACAGTGGACTTATCAAGCAATGTTGCATGAATTAATTggaatagaaaataataaaataaatttagaaaaCAATAATGAAGATGCAAAAATTGTGATGTCATGTAACTATGACGATTTTTATAATGAACATTTATTTGACAATTTTGGAGATTTAGGAAAGGCAGTTAAGAATTATGTAGATATCTACCAGGAAGAAACATCAAAAAAAAGTAACTTGGAGTCTATTGATGATATTCAAAAGTTTATAGAAATTTATccaaattataaaaaattatcaggAAACGTTACAAAACATGTTAATATATTGCATAAGTTTTCAGAGATTGTAGATAAAAGACAATTGTTTTATATTTCAGAGTTAGAACAATCTATAgctatatataataaaaaaactgAACATTTTAAACAAGTATTAGACACAATAAAAAACTATGCATATACTAATTATGACATATTAcgattatcattattatattctttaaaatatgaagatgaagagaatattaaaatactaaaaaatgaactaacaaaaagaaatattgataaagatcaaatattattaatagatgctttattattatattctaaTGAAGAAACAAGAAATAACCAACTATTTAAAGAACAAACGTTTTTAAATTTTGCAAAGACAACCATAACAAGAACAATTAAGGGAACATCAAATGTCTTTACATTAcataaatcatatatatattacctAATAGACGATTTAATTaagttaaaattaaataatcaGATATATACTTctacaaattttttaaatattgaacaaaatcaaaataaaaaaccaAATTCTATAATCGTATTTTTCATAGGTGGTGCAACTTATGAAGAATATAAAGATATACAatatttaagtaaaaaatataatattacaaTTTTACTAGGATCTACACAGATACATAACTCTCAATCATTTCTAGCAGATGTCttacaattaataaaaaattaa